A stretch of Malus sylvestris chromosome 11, drMalSylv7.2, whole genome shotgun sequence DNA encodes these proteins:
- the LOC126590200 gene encoding uncharacterized protein LOC126590200, which translates to MERYYKKQCLNPSPNIPGSPPPPSNIPSSPPSSIPDSAQQSEVIELDEILANFPIDPGLRRRMLDYPLNCCEAIRRYYLQKEPCQPKSHIMPRKASDNQCFITAGGSGSDVFTEKWFTNWRKGPENFRVHEGSVGSLHNKAMQQAKDLMTQKQHIETFVIKQTDEARVNYHTLLSGALDCTRCSLEDAIERLFATTNLSLSKLWGQGYDGASNMRALIFVVKENEDVANFFINASSLVNLIGSSCKRCDAFREKQQEQIQKALDLVVVEVVEWIKSDHNQDNLGEATRLFKDIQTFDFAFHLFLMKLILGITNELLQALQNKDQL; encoded by the exons atggaacgatACTATAAGAAACAGTGCTTAAATCCTTCTCCAAATATTCCGGGTAGTCCTCCTCCACCTTCAAATATTCCGAGTAGTCCTCCTTCGAGTATTCCGGATAGTGCACAACAAAGTGAggttattgagttggatgaaataTTAGCTAATTTTCCTATAGACCCTGGACTGAGACGTCGAATGCTTGATTATCCACTCAATTGTTGTGAAGCAATTCGTAGATACTACCTCCAAAAGGAACCTTGTCAACCTAAATCTCACATCATGCCAAGGAAAGCTAGCGACAATCAATGTTTTATCACAG CGGGTGGTAGTGGAAGTGATGTCTTCACTGAAAAATGGTTTACAAATTGGAGGAAAGGACCCGAAAATTTTCGAGTCCATGAAGGAAGTGTTGGAAGTCTTCATAATAAAGCTATGCAACAAGCTAAAGACTTGATGACACAAAAACAACACATTGAAACATTTGTGATCAAGCAAACTGATGAAGCTCGCGTTAATTATCACACTTTACTGAGTGGAGCACTTGATTGCACAAGATG CTCACTTGAAGATGCCATTGAGAGATTGTTTGCAACAACAAATTTAAGTTTGTCCAAGTTATGGGGACAAGGCTATGATGGAGCTAGTAATATGAGAG CTCTTATATTTGTGGTAAAGGAAAATGAGGATGTTgccaatttcttcatcaatgctAGTAGTTTGGTGAATCTTATTGGATCGTCATGCAAGCGTTGTGATGCATTTAGAGAGaaacaacaagaacaaattCAGAAAGCTCTTGATCTTG TCGTGGTGGAGGTGGTTGAATGGATTAAAAGCGATCACAACCAAGATAATCTCGGCGAAGCAACTAGGTTATTCAAGGACATACAAACTTTTGATTTTGCgtttcaccttttcttgatgaaaCTTATATTGGGAATTACTAATGAGTTATTACAAGCATTGCAAAATAAAGATCAATTGTGA